A single window of Betta splendens chromosome 11, fBetSpl5.4, whole genome shotgun sequence DNA harbors:
- the LOC114866020 gene encoding coiled-coil domain-containing protein 106-like — translation MNTLPLTLSVKDPDGVLIRYKKILSTYQRVRSMSRAFQIHGVDRNTMASTSPIAELLLVAPEKVAEVGEFDASKEKLLDYARRCYKTMDEPTHAKVQTMKKTHKLLPISYRFRN, via the exons ATGAACACGCTTCCTCTCACCCTCTCAGTCAAAGACCCAGACGGAGTCCTGATTCGCTACAAGAAGATCCTGTCCACCTACCAGCGGGTGAGGAGCATGTCCCGAGCATTTCAGATCCACGGGGTGGACAGGAACACCATGGCCTCCACGTCCCCCATTGCCGAACTGCTGCTCGTGGCCCCAGAAAAG gtggcAGAGGTTGGGGAGTTTGATGCTTCGAAGGAGAAGCTATTGGATTACGCTCGGCGGTGCTACAAGACCATGGACGAGCCGACGCACGCCAAGGTCCAGACCATGAAGAAGACTCACAAACTGCTGCCCATCTCCTACAGGTTCAGAAACTGA